The sequence below is a genomic window from Thermoproteota archaeon.
TTCTTTTTGCTTTTTTTGGTGTTTTCTCTATCAATTTTGATTGTTCACGAAGAAGATTTTTCAGATCATCTTGAATTTCAAAGACAGTTTCTAAGAGAGTTTCCAAATGTTGAGTATAAGCATCGTAATAAGTAATTAATTCAGACTGTTTGCTGTTTGTTTTGGTTAGATGTTCATTTGCTCTAATCAAATTTGCAGAAGTTATGAGCTCAGGCAATGGTTGAGAGAGGTCAGCAATTTCTTTAAGATCACTTTTTGCAGATTTAATTTTTAGCTGGATGCCAGATAATGCTCCGAGTCCCATTTTTTTCATATAATCAGGAATTAGTCTTGGCTGTTAAAGTTTTTTCCTTAACTCAGGTCATAATATTGATGCATGAAACCATACAAATTATGAATAAGACATATCTAAATCTGAATTTCTAAATGTTCTATTGAATAGCATCATAATTTTATTGGTATGTGTTTTCATGTCCCTAGTAACAATAGACACAGTTTCTGCCCAAGAGGAAAAAGATCCGGCCAAATTGTTTGATGAGGCAAAAAAACATTTTGCAGTTGGAGATTACTCGGCTGCGGTAAAAATCTATGATGATATTCTAAAAATTGTACCAGATAATGTCTCAACGTTGAAAATGAAGGGCATTGCGTTAAGCAATCTGGAACAACATCCAAATTCACTAAAACAATTCTACAAGGCCCTTCAAAAGGAGCCAGAGGATGTGATATCATTACTTGGCATGGGAATTGGTTTTGGGAACTTGGGTGAATATACAGAATCGCAAAAATATTTTGAAAAAGTTCTAGACATAGAACCTGAAAATAGAGTTGCAAAAAACTATTATCAGTTTATCGATAAAACGATTTCAAAATATCCATATGTTCCTACACCAAAACCCTTGCCACCACAAAAAACTACTTTAATTGAGATTCCATTCTGGGTAAAACAGAATGCAGAATGGTGGAGTCAAAAAACCATAAGCGATGAGGAGTTTTTATCATCCATAGGATACATGGTGAATAATAAAATAATAAAAATTCCCAGCACATACAATGAAGAAAACAAAACAGGCTCAATTCCATCATGGATTAAAGATAATGCACGATGGTGGTCAAATGGAGAAATTTCAGATACAGAATTTGTCTCAAGTATTCAATTTATGATTGAAAAAGGATTCATAGTAATAAACAGTAAACCTGCGGCATATGAAATACAACAAAGGCAAGAGGAAGAATACAATACGTTTGAAAAATATCTTTCAACGATATCAAAGAACATCTCTGATGAAAAAAGATACATCGAATATCCAAATCCAAGTAGAGATGTGATTAAAAAATTCCTCAGAGACTATGTAAAGTGGAATTTTGAACAAGAAGCAAAATCAGCTGCAGATAAATTTCCAGATCCAACATACCAAATTATCAATGGAACATACATTATCAATTACAAAATATTTGTAAATGAGCAACCTTCTGGATTGCCACTTGATCATGTAGGAACACTGAGTGAATCATTAAGTTTTTGGGAAACTCAAGATTTGAAAGTCAATAATCAAACTGCAAAAATAAAATTCACATATACAAACAAAAAGCATGAGGCAAATATTTGGACCACATGGGTTGTACGTGATTTAGGGGCAGGGGTATTAGGGCATGCTCATCTAGGTAAGGGAGTAGTCGAAGTAGCACTTGGAGATTATTCATGTGATGGTAGTTTCCAACTGTATGATGTACAGACAGTCAAAATGATAATGACACATGAGCTTGGACACTCAATTGGACTAAAGCATACCACAGATGAAAATAACATAATGTATCCATCATTGAAGCCATCTTATGCATATTGTATTCTTAATTAAAAAATTGAATAAAGAGATTGAATAAATTTAGTGCATAGTATATCAAGAATCAAGAATCTAGAAGATCATGGAAATTTTGGAGATATTATTTGCCGTTGGAATTTTACTGGTTAGTGCTAGACTTCTTGGAATAGTCTTTAAAAAAATAAAACAACCATCTTTGGGTGGAGAGCTACTTGCAGGCATCATATTAGGCCCCACTTTAATTGGAATTGTCCATCCAAATGAGATGCTAGACCTTCTTTCTACCGTTTCAATTTTCTTTGTAATGTTATTCATCGGTATTGAAATGAATCTAAGAGAGATAAAAAATTCCGGAAAATCAGGGTTTGTGATTTCTATACTTTCATTGATAATCCCATTTTTTACAGGGTACGTGCTTTCAGTGTTTTTTGGTCTAAATTTATCAGAGTCACTGTTCATCGGATTGTTATTATCAGTAACTTCAGTACCAGTAAGTGCAATTATTTTACGAGAATTGGGGATTCTCAAAACTAAAATTGGCACAACGGTGATGTCGGTAGCAATTATTGATGACATCATTTCATTGATTATTTTGGCATTTATTTTACAACTTCATCTAAGTGACGGAATGCAATTTGCATATTATGAAATTGGAGAATCAGTTGTTCAAATAGTAGCTTATTTGTTAGGAATTGTTGCCATTACATTTGTAGTTTACAAAGCAAATCGTTGGTTACCCTCAAAATTAAAAGAATTTAACAAGTTCAAATCAAAGGAAATTTTATTTATCATATTTATTTCAGTGGCAATAGTTTTATCAATAATTGCTGATTTAGCAGGATTGCATTTTATCATAGGTACATTTTTTGCGGGGTTAATTTTTAGTGAAAAATTATTACCCAAAAGAGAAGAAAGTAAAGTTTTCAAAACAATGACAAAAATTACGTTTGGGATATTTGCACCATTATTTTTTGCAATTGTTGGAATGAAATTTAGTGCCCAATCATTAGAAGATCACATTCCATTCCTAATATTGTTAGTTATACTTGGAATAATTGGAAAAACATTTGGAGGGTATGTAGGAACAAGGATTTTTCATTTTCCTAAAAAACAAGGATTGGCAATTTCAACATTACTTAATGGGAGAGGTACTGTTGGTTTAGCAATTACAGCATTAGCTTATTCAGTAGGTGTGTTAGATTTGGCGCTATTTTCAATTTGTGTGGCAATTTGTTTTATAACAACTATAATTACACCAATAATTGCAAGGCCGTTATTACGTTCAATGAATTAATGTAAAAATAAAATGAAAGGCCTAAGCCATATCAAGTGCTCTTGAATGTTTACGAGTATGAGGACGTTCTCCAGAATATTTTCTTCGCATATGTCCTGATGGACGACCATACAATAATTCAAGAAACCAAGATTCATGTTCAATTTCTTCGGCAAGAATGTCTTTTGCTATTTCGTATGTAGCAGGATCTTTTCCATGAGTCATCTTGCAAACTTTATCCCAGTTTACTATTGCACCCTGTTCAGCTTTTAGGCATTTTTCCAAAATTGCTTTCAAGTCAGTTGGATTAGGAGGCAATTGAAGGAATTCACAACCAGATATTTTGATGAATTCGGTTGCATCATTGGGGAGGCTTCCACCTAATTGATAGATTCTCTCTATACAAGATTCAAAGTGACTAAGGTCTTCTAGTCGTGCATCTTCAATTATTCCCTTTATTCCTTCACCATCCATTCCTGTACAATGAGCCCTAAGATTTGTGAAATAGTAATAGGCAGTAAATTCCACTGCAGCATTTACAACCAAAGATTTCACTAATTCATCCACATTAAGGCCATTTTTTTTGAGAATTTCAATACCAACGACATTTGGTTTTGAATCAGTCATTAAAGGCGATTATAGGATGGAATTAAAAAGCCTTAGGATTTGAATTGTCTCTAATTTTTTCAAGAGTCTCAAGTAGTCTATTTTGTGCCCTTTCTATCATGTAAAAATATTCTTTCGTTGGAGCATCCACAAAAGGAAGTATTTTCTGCTTTAGCAACTCATTAGAGTTGGATATAACGTGAATTGGGTCAACCAATGTATCAATCAGATATTTTTGTTCTTGAGTAAAATTAGGATTCAGGGATAATAATTTTTTAGATTTATCTTCCAGTGTTTGAACTTGGTTAAATTTCAATTCTTACTCACGTTGGGAAATAACAGATAACTCTAATTTCTTAGATTTTTTCCACAAAAGTGAACATAAGCTAAACATGTTATTTACCATCTCCGAAGAATTTGTAAATAGAATCGAATCTCCTTCATCCTTTAGATTCACTGCATCACTAATTGCCCCAGACATAATCAATTGCCTATCACATTCCACTATAATTCTACTTTTTGAGGGAAGTTTCCCTAATTTGACGTCTGAGGAGTTTAATCTATGAATCAACGGATAATCTTTGTCATTATTCAATTGTGTCAAGATGTTAACGTCAACACCATTCTTTTTTGCAAGAGATATTTTCTCAGGAATTGAAGTATGATACATCATCGTAAGGTCTTCAATAGTAGTCATGATGTAAACTTGATTTTTTGCGCTCTGAATCATCTTTCCAATGCGCGAATAGACGTTGGTTCTTCCCTGAATGATTGACAAGGACGTAATGTCTGGAGATTCGGCAGTTTTTGTAACTGTGGATAGTTGTTCTGTAAGTTTTTTTGCAAGATTCTTCATTGTGGTGATTTCATCATCGTGTCGCTCAATTATTGATGCTAATGCAGTTTTTGGTTCAACAGCTGTACATATTGTAGGATTTGAAAAAGTTGTTGTGACGATTCCAAAGTTTTTTAATTTGTTTAATGAACGATATGCCTTTCCTCTATCAATTTCTAATTTTGCAGCCATCGTACCAACAGAGATGGAACCCAGTTGCAACAATCCCATGTAAATTTTTGAATCAACTTGGTCTAATCCAAAGTATTCAAGGTGGGAGGATAATTCTTCAGGGTTCATCAGACAAAGAATGAAAATGAAAAATTACAATATTATTTCTTGTGTGTTTTTGACAAACATTTTACGATCTTTGTCTTGCGTAAAATTCACAGATTCAAACCTAATCCTGTGATCGCAAATCTGATCGCATTAATGAAGTTTTGAATTTGAAAGAATTTTCTGATAGAAAATTACCCACAAAATCTCATTCTAAAAACTTAGAATGAAGGTTAGCTTAACCTACACACAAATCACCCTAAGAATATGTGTAAAATGGATAATAAGTCAAAATACCCCATCTATCTGTCCTTTGAACACGTCAATATCTGCACAACGATGTCCCTCTTGCGGTAAATCAAAAATGGTATCAGATGAAAACACGGGAGAGCTAATCTGTGGCATTTGTGGTTTTGTTGTAAATGACAAACTAGAGGATACAGGAGCAGAGTGGCGCTCATTTGCAAATGATGAAACAAACAGAGCTCGTGCAGGAGCTGGAACATCAATCACCATGCACGATATGGGACTATCAACCATCATTGGAGCAGTCAATAAGGATTCTACAGGTAAACCACTATCTGCAAGCATGAA
It includes:
- a CDS encoding cation:proton antiporter, producing the protein MEILEILFAVGILLVSARLLGIVFKKIKQPSLGGELLAGIILGPTLIGIVHPNEMLDLLSTVSIFFVMLFIGIEMNLREIKNSGKSGFVISILSLIIPFFTGYVLSVFFGLNLSESLFIGLLLSVTSVPVSAIILRELGILKTKIGTTVMSVAIIDDIISLIILAFILQLHLSDGMQFAYYEIGESVVQIVAYLLGIVAITFVVYKANRWLPSKLKEFNKFKSKEILFIIFISVAIVLSIIADLAGLHFIIGTFFAGLIFSEKLLPKREESKVFKTMTKITFGIFAPLFFAIVGMKFSAQSLEDHIPFLILLVILGIIGKTFGGYVGTRIFHFPKKQGLAISTLLNGRGTVGLAITALAYSVGVLDLALFSICVAICFITTIITPIIARPLLRSMN
- a CDS encoding DNA protection protein DPS (play a key role in DNA protection against oxidative stress by oxidizing Fe(II) to Fe(III); induced by iron depletion and hydrogen peroxide), with translation MTDSKPNVVGIEILKKNGLNVDELVKSLVVNAAVEFTAYYYFTNLRAHCTGMDGEGIKGIIEDARLEDLSHFESCIERIYQLGGSLPNDATEFIKISGCEFLQLPPNPTDLKAILEKCLKAEQGAIVNWDKVCKMTHGKDPATYEIAKDILAEEIEHESWFLELLYGRPSGHMRRKYSGERPHTRKHSRALDMA